A DNA window from Accipiter gentilis chromosome 30, bAccGen1.1, whole genome shotgun sequence contains the following coding sequences:
- the SDE2 gene encoding splicing regulator SDE2, which yields MAVLVREPLASRARPWPLPPGGGSVRGLLRDRARALNIPEESLYVKCNGRLVNDEDVLQNGAVYSLEPRLCGGKGGFGSMLRALGAQIEKTTNREACRDLSGRRLRDVNHEKAMAEWVKQQAEREAEKEQRRLERLQRKLAEPKHFFTNPDYQQQCHEMAERLEDSVLKGLQATSSKMVSPESGSSRKRPGEPGKNGTNSRKRKCFWLGLEGLDDPDSSDCEDDSEDDSPHASDGSCPSGSRYNESAGNSNECSSSSLDLVDDSPTTSATEKPLEQPEGTGRDLQGDTHTGGQAEIPAEENTKMTKPLKEEAQEKNEVTQAPKEEEQENISSKTQETNQSQSTEVEPIDLLAFNSAAEMEALGLDKLKMELMSLGLKCGGTLKERAARLFSVRGLSRDQIDPALFAKPSKGKKK from the exons ATGGCGGTGCTGGTGCGGGAGCCGTTGGCTTCGCGGGCGCGGCCGTGGCCGCTGCCCCCCGGCGGTGGTTCGGTGCGCGGCCTCCTCCGCGATCGGGCTCGGGCGCTG AATATTCCTGAAGAAAGCTTGTATGTGAAGTGTAACGGACGACTGGTTAATGATGAAGATGTGTTGCAGAATGGAGCCGTTTATAGTCTGGAACCAAGACTTTGTGGTGGAAAAGGAG GGTTTGGGTCTATGCTGCGAGCACTTGGTGCTCAGATTGAAAAGACAACGAATAGAGAGGCTTGCCGAGATCTCAGTGGAAGGAGACTTCGAGATGTCAATCACGAAAAAGC GATGGCTGAATGGGTGAAGCAGCAAGCAGAACGGGaagcagaaaaagagcaaaggcGCTTGGAAAGGCTGCAGCGGAAACTTGCGGAGCCAAAGCACTTTTTCACAAATCCAGACTACCAGCAGCAGTGTCATGAAATGGCTGAGCGACTGGAAGATTCAGTCCTTAAAG GATTGCAGGCCACTTCAAGCAAAATGGTGTCACCAGAAAGTGGCAGTAGTCGGAAGCGTCCAGGTGAACCTGGAAAGAATGGAACAAACTCtcgaaaaagaaaatgtttttg GCTGGGATTGGAAGGATTGGATGATCCTGACAGTTCAGATTGTGAGGATGACAGTGAAGATGATTCCCCACATGCATCTGATGGAAGTTGTCCATCAGGCAGCAGATATAATGAAAGTGCTGGAAACTCAAATGAATGTTCAAGCAGCTCTCTGGATTTGGTAGATGATAGTCCAACTACCAGTGCAACTGAGAAACCACTGGAGCAGCCAGAAGGTACTGGAAGAGATCTGCAAggagacacacacacaggtgGGCAGGCTGAAATTCCAGCTGAAGAAAACACCAAAATGACAAAGCCCCTGAAGGAAGAGGCCCAAGAAAAGAATGAAGTAACTCAAGCTCCGAAAGAAGAGgagcaagaaaatatttcttctaagaCGCAGGAAACAAACCAGTCACAGAGCACG GAGGTGGAACCAATAGACCTACTGGCATTCAACTCTGCTGCTGAAATGGAAGCCCTGGGTTTAGATAAACTGAAGATGGAATTGATGTCATTAGGACTGAAATGTGGAGGCACTTTAAAGGAAAGAGCAGCAAGGCTTTTTTCAGTGAGAGGTCTGTCTAGAGACCAGATCGATCCTGCCTTATTTGCAAAACcctctaaggggaaaaaaaagtga
- the LOC126052662 gene encoding histone H3.3A has protein sequence MARTKQTARKSTGGKAPRKQLATKAARKSAPSTGGVKKPHRYRPGTVALREIRRYQKSTELLIRKLPFQRLVREIAQDFKTDLRFQSAAIGALQEASEAYLVGLFEDTNLCAIHAKRVTIMPKDIQLARRIRGERA, from the exons ATGGCCCGCACCAAGCAGACCGCCCGCAAGTCCACCGGCGGCAAGGCGCCCCGTAAGCAGCTCGCCACCAAAGCCGCCCGCAAGAGCGCGCCCTCTACTGGCGGGGTGAAGAAGCCGCACCGTTACAG gccGGGTACCGTGGCTCTCCGTGAAATCAGGCGCTATCAAAAGTCGACCGAACTTTTGATCCGCAAACTTCCCTTCCAGCGCCTGGTGCGTGAAATTGCTCAGGACTTCAAAACAGATCTGCGCTTCCAGAGCGCTGCCATCGGTGCTTTGCAG GAGGCAAGTGAAGCCTACTTGGTTGGCCTGTTTGAAGATACCAACCTGTGTGCTATCCATGCCAAACGTGTCACAATCATGCCAAAAGATATCCAGCTAGCACGCCGCATACGTGGAGAGCGTGCCTAA